The Symphalangus syndactylus isolate Jambi chromosome 8, NHGRI_mSymSyn1-v2.1_pri, whole genome shotgun sequence genome includes a window with the following:
- the LOC129488865 gene encoding uncharacterized protein, which yields MGVIWTRSQLQEGHSQHPQPKESERPAGERRSPRSDIGSGRGNRCARVAAWGLVRNHWSALAFFMRKTTQLASFLHSGRMCGGVPLPERRPVSASSPASMLPTRGGRRTPLPHLGRSRQWQVPSTMLSLLQMQLSITSFLDIIPRNY from the exons ATGGGGGTCATCTGGACCCGAAGCCAGCTTCAGGAAGGGCATTCGCAGCATCCTCAGCCCAAGGAAAGCGAACGTCCAGCTGGAGAGAG GAGAAGCCCTAGAAGTGATATAGGCTCTGGCCGGGGGAACCGATGTGCTCGTGTCGCAGCGTGGGGTTTGGTGAGGAACCACTGGAGCGCTCTTGCATTTTTCATGAGGAAGACCACACAGTTGGCCTCATTCCTGCACAGTGGGAGAATGTGTGGAGGTGTCCCGCTGCCAGAGAGGAGGCCTGTGTCAGCATCATCACCAG CATCCATGCTACCTAcaagaggaggcaggaggactcCTCTGCCACACCTGGGGAGGTCTCGTCAATGGCAGGTTCCCTCTACAATGCTTTCTCTGCTACAAATGCAACTCAGCATCACCTCTTTCCTGGATATAATTCCAAGGAATTATTAA